AGGTAAAGCAAAACAAGGACGGAATTTTTATGTCACAGAAAAAATATGCCAAAGAGATTTAGAATGGAGGAATGCAAGCCAATGAGCACTCCAGCAGAACCGAGCATAAAGCCCAGAGTTGATTCAACAAGGGAGTTGGTAAATCCGACATTGTTCAAAAGTTTGGTTGGAAGTCTGAGGTACCAAACTTTTACTCGTTCAGATATTATGTGTGGTGTTTGGTTAGTTAGTAGGTACATGGAGAAACCGAAGCAGGGTCATTTCATGGCGGGTAAAAAAATTTTGAGGTACATAAAAGGAACACTTGATCACGGATAATTTTACACGCATTCTTAAGATTCAAACTTAGTCGGCTATGCCGACAGTGATTATGGTGGAGATTTAGATGACAGGAAAATCACTTCAGGATATGTTTTTCATATCGGATCGGCGATATTTTTTATGGTCATcaaagaaacaacaaacagtttcccTCTCAACATGTGAGGCGGAGTACATGGCATCAGCAGTTTGCGCATGTCAGGCTATGTGGTTAGACTACATATTGAGCGAGTTAAATCTCGCAAATGAAGGTCCAGTCAAAATTTACGTGGATAATAAATCCGCTATCTTACTCATAAAAAATCCAGTGTCACACAGTCGGAGCAAGCACATCAAtataaaatatcattttattcgaCAACAGGTGAACGAGAAAATAGTGGAGTTGGTACACTGCAAGACCGGAGAAAATCTAGCGGATATATTTACAAAGCCGTTGAAGCCGGACGTGTTCCATAAAATGAAAAGGAAGCTTGGAATGCAAAGTCGggtttgagggggagtgttagaattcAAACCCTCTTAATAGTTAAGTTGACATATGCAAAATAAAAGGTGGCTTCCCAGAATAAATGGAAGACTCAAGGGGCAAGTCAATTTGTTTCTAGGAGTAGTTTTAATAATTACAGTTGGCCGGCTTGAATTTTGATGCTATAACCGTGTGTAATAAATTCTACATGCATGCATGGTCAAAGAAGTGTTCCTGGAGTCATGTTAGTAAAAGATGGTAGGTTCTGAGTGAATGTGAACCAAAGAAAGAAGCAGCTGCACAATCTGGAGGAGTCAAACAAGAAGATAGAATGAATCCTAGAATTAAGGTAGGCTATCTGTTAGAACTTGAAAATGAAAGGCTTGCCAGGAAACAAGAAATTAAATATTATATGATGTAAGGTATGACTTGTATCCTAGTTGTAGAGTCTATATATAGTGTTTCTTAGTTGTGTAAAAAGATATACAAAAAATAGTGAAAAGAAATAGAGCCGAAGCTCTCCTGGTGTAAGGAAAAATTCAAGCTGTattaaaataaatacaagcttGCATTTcttttatatgtattattatatTTAAGGTTAAAGTTTAGTTGAGTAAAACCCATACACGTTTCCAACACCCTAACCATCTAATCTTGTTATTTCTCGATGTTTGAGTTTTCCACCAAAACGCATTCATCACTCTGAATTTTTTAATGTAAAGATTTAGGTAGCAAAAAACAAGACATTGTGTACGCTGGTATTGACTACACCATATTCTTCAACAATACTAGTTTGCTAGCTCGAGAAAGCAGCTTAGAGCTCCACCCTTTAATATTTTGAATCACCTTTTCCTTTAAGTACTTAAACACATTCTTCTTTGAACGGCCAATCAATGATGGTAATCCAAGATACTTACTGTCACCTATATCTTTGTTAACACCAAGCGCTTGTTTGATCTCCCTTTGTTTATCTCTCCGTACATTAGAACTCAAAAAGACTGCCGACTTTTGATAGTTAACAGGCTGCCCTGATGGAGCTTCATGTTCATTCAAAACTCAGCTTTAGTAACTTTAAAGAATAAAAAACCGTCGTCAGCAAATAAAAGATGGGTTATCAAAGGTGTTGAGTTGCATATACAACAACCATTCATTCTACCATTCTCAGCGGCTTGTTTTAAAAATATGCAACTTATATTCGGTCTTAACAACAAGTTttgaaaatttataaataattggtAACATTTGAAAATCGACATCAGGAATTATACGAATATGGTGGAAATGAAAACAAAGAAAGGAATTatatttatgattttatttttggAGGATAACTTTAGAGAAAGTTAAAATTTGTGTTCTCTATTTTATTCATCCACAAAATAATATTTGTTATGATTATAAGTTGCTCACACGTGTCACATCTTTCCAGGGTTATGTAGTTATAATTAAATTATTGTAGAAGTAATTTACAATTAAGTTTGTAAGAATATAAATTAgtcaataaataaattatatttcgacctttataaaataaaaataaaaagcaCAGGATCTTTGGTTTATAACTTATCAAACTAACTTATTTCGCATTTGATGTAAATATATTTTATGTTCTACGAGTGTTAATTAAGAACTTTTCTGATCAACTATTTTTTTTGTTTAATGATTGATTTTGTAATTTTTAATCTCCTTAATATCAACTAACATTTTACCTATGTTACACATCAAACGATTATTTTTAgcattttaaattataaaatataataatcaCAATTTTTAAACACAAAATTACTTGAGAAATTGCTTTAAATGTCCACGAGCCGTGCTTTAAAGTCCgatattttattttctttcaaGATTATATTACTTTACACTATATACATGTTATAGATTATTTGATCTCATACAGCTCAACAAgccaaaaattatgaaaaagtaaaagagagaaagaagataataacattaattatatttatcaTAAACAACTTACTAATTTATACACAGATAATGAAACACGTTAGCATGTGTTAGAAATATTTATAGTAGCTGTTTTTAGAGGTCTAAGAAACAGTTACTTATATCCAGGAGTTCCAGAGAACAGGGCACTATACTTCTTATAAAATAATTTGGTTAAAATGTCATTAATATGCTCTTGGAGTTGCTATGACTAGTTCTCTTCCTTTATATGCGAAACAAAATTTTAGTAGATCTCAGTGCTAATTATGTTTATCATGCTCAGACTAAATACATTGAGTAGACCTTGTTACATTCTTGTGAGGCAGATAAAACAGAATTCTTGACAAATTTTGTACAGAATTGCAAGGTTCTTGACTAAAAACATTGAGTAGACCTTTGTATTTTCTATGAGCTTAAATTGTTTACTTCAGTGGAGGCCATATTTCGAGAGTAAGAGAAATACCCCAAAATTATGTATTGCTAAGCTTATGATATATTGTAAGACCAAGCTAGTAGTCCAGTTATGGGACTGTGCACAAAGTTGTGTATGGGTAGAATAAATGGTATACAGTGCTCAAAAAACTTTGCAAGAAATGACAAGAAGTTTGTCCAAAAGAGATGAGTGTGTAAACGGTGGAAGTGTTCCCTGAAAACTGAGGTAGTTGATACAAAATTAGAGGCAATATGCCAACCAAAATTAGGTTAAGTCTTGGTTGATCAAAAAATTTATTTCAGACAGCAAGACAGTGCCATTTATTTGGATATGGTATAAATTTCCCAATATTAATCATATTAAAGTCATGTCGTGCTTGATTATACCATTATTTCTAGTTCACTTGATTAACAATTGCAGAATTATCGATCACAATTGGATGATTTTGGTGGTCAACATTCCAGTATTGTGCTGTCAATAACATAGTAATAAGATCAAGGCATTTCTAAATTTATACTAAAATCTGACAGCATAGAAGCGCATTAGGGTATCAACCATACCCAACACAATATCTATACTCTTTACTAACGAGGAAACACTTTTCCGAAAAACATAATGGTAtcaaattaccaaaaaaatattattttaatacccactatatcatttaattaattattttcattGCAAACTCGGGTTCGATTCGCTACAACTATATATTTATACAAGATTGAGCATTTTTAGGACTATTTTTCGGGGTAATTGGGCATTCGATGCCCTTCCAAAAATATTTGAGATCTAGTTTTTCGAGCTAGCCACTTGACTGCTTCGAGTATCGATGATAACATTATTAGTACAACATATTCATCTACCCAAATCACCTGATGCTTCTTCATTTAGAACCTTAAGGCATCAGTCACGTAACAATTATTCAGGCATTTATCCAGGTCTCTTAATCTCCTTCCATGAATAATTGTACTCCTTCATGTTCCAAGGTATACACGTCCGCTTGAAGTATCTATGATAACATTTTCCTTACAATATAATTCCGCCAActaaatatattttcatttggtTAGAGGAATATATTGTAATGAAATGTTATCAAAAACACTGAAAGCCGACATCTACCTTGAAAAATGGAGGAGTTCAACTATTCATGGAAGGAGATTAAGTGACCTACACAAATGCTCCAATTAATGGTTATGTGACTGTCTGTCTGACTGATTCCCTGTTGCTTCCAAATgaagaaacatcaggtgattcaGGTTTTTCGGCTTCCGGCTCTTCCTGATTGTCCTTCGGACCCAGCCTATCTCTTAGATATCGGACGAACTGATTGAGTTCGCCTTTTTTGATCATTCGTTAAATAATCTTCTTGAGGTGGTAGCACTCATTAGTATTATGCCCATTATCTCTGTGGTAATCACAGAACTTATCGGGATTTTTTTTGTGATTCGTGACCTTCATTTTAGCGGGCCGAACGAACCCAGGCTTTCTTTTGATCTTATGAAGAATCTTGGAGATTGGTGTGTTCAAAGGGGTGAATACAGCCGAATCTCTATCTCGATGTCGTTCGGCCCCACGGTCGGTTTGCTTTCTTCCTTCTTTCCTACTATCCCTTCAGTCACCCCCGGATCTTGAGCTTTCATATCTATTCGTTCGCTTCAAACGGTCATCCCTTCGGGAATCTTTGTAACCTCCGATACTTTCCATCTTTCTCCAAATATTCTCTCCCCTCACATAGATATCATTGAGGGATTTGGGAGAAAAATCATAAAGAGAGGAGCGAAACTTTTTACCTTTATAGGGGTccacactactagaaatagtagatacgacatcggtccttagacatcggcatgtaatgcacccaatgttaaaatgcagtttaacatcggttttgtaaaaagcgatgttgaatacgcatattgacatcggtttcacttagtagccgttgtctatcttcagaaattaaaaaggccacAAATTTGTTTTTAACTTTGACATCAGTTCATTTTGTTAACCGTTATCTATggccttttaaaaaaaataaaaattacttaaCTCCCCCCCCCCCGCTTTTCAGTACACTTTCCCCcctttaattttaataaaaaattcacTTTAACATATTTTCCCCCCTTTCCAAAAAACCTCCTGCGAGCCTCTCATCTCTCCACGACCCTCgcctctctcgtctctctcatctctcccctCCTTCTCTCTTAGTCTTCTTACCTTTCTTCTCTCTTCTTACCTTAGTCTCTGTTAACcgtctcttctctcttttctctgaAACCCTAATTTCAGCCCCAATTCTAATTCAAGATTTGGAGCTTCAAATTAGAGCAAATTAAACTTGAAATTGAGCTAGTATCTGGAGGTTGGAGCTAGTATCTGGAGGTAGACAGCATTTGGAGGTTGGAGCACTGAGGGTTTAGAACATTGGGGTTTCAGAACATTGAAAGCATCCGGAGGTATATTCTTCTTTACTTCTTTACTGTTTATCTCCCTCATTTTTATGTTTAATATCTTCTTTGTGCATGTAAATGTTTTATGTTtatcttcttttcttctttactgtttttcttctttgtgCATGTAAATGTTTTATGTTTTTGGGGGTTTTATGTTTGTTTCTTTTTGGGGGTTTTATGTCCTGTTTTTGGGAATTTTATGTCATGTTAAATATTTTAGGTACACTGATGTAAATCAATGTTTTAGGTACATTGATGTAAATATAAATGTTTCTGTTCtgtttttaattatgtgttttTTAGGGGTTGTTCATACATATTAGTGTGTTTTGGGGGGGTTTTTGGGGCTGCATTTGAACAGGTCTCAGATATGAACAAGTCTCTGCATTTCTTGTTTTGTATGATAGTCATTTCTCTGATATGAACAAGTCTCTGCATTCCTGATATAAACTATCTGTTACTTGTGTTGTATTATAGTAATTGTTTTGTATAATTATCCTTCTCACAGATACAAGTAAcagataattttaatttatttatttatgggCTGAATTTGTTTCAATACTCAAGTTCTCACTGAGTTTTATTTATGTGAAGGAAATTCAACAATTGTCTGGGCTGTGAATGTTGGAATTATTGGTTTTTAATTATGTGATATTTTCAAATATCTTggtttaatttgttttaattatctTGGTTTAATTTAGTCTAGTTTATAAATTTAGTCTAGTTTTGTAATTAATTGGGTATATGTATAGGATCTTAGAGTAATGAATTAGTACTATAAATTATTAGGATATCAAGGTATTTACTCCTTTCTAAGTTTATATAATTAATCCCTACAGTAACCAACACAAATTTGATATgccttttattaaataattataaataggtatgtgttggatttttaatatttatagtggctatcaggtagggaaatttgatggataagacatggatTTTGCAAGATAGAGATTCTTTAGCATTTGAAATGGGGGTGGAAAACTTCTTGATATATGCTGAAGAAAATTCTGAAGATCGTAACAAAATTCCTTGCCCTTGTGGACGATGcgccaattttaaaaaattctctaTAAAAACAATCAGGGGCCATATCTATGACAATGGCTTTTGTCTAGGTTATGTGCATTGGGTTTGGCATGGGGAGACTGCTTCTACGGGTCCTAAATCTTCAAGTGCTAGTTGTCCACCTGAAGAGCAAGCTCCAGACCCACCTCCTGAGCAAGCCTCTGATGAAGCGTCAGAGCAAGATCAGGAGCATGTCGCTGCTTCGGAAACTGTTGATGTTTGTGAAGCGGCATATAACTCGAGTCAATATGATAATGATTCATATCAGTTTAGGAGGTTCGTAGCCGATGCTGAGCAACCTCTATATGAGGGTAGTGACTGTACTAAGTTAGAGTCGATGTTGAAGTTGCATAACTGGAAATCTAGGTTTGGTATTACCGATAGTGCCTTCACTGACCTCCTTTCTTCTGTTGGGTCTCTACTTCCCAAAGATAATATGTTACCTAGTAATGCATATGAAGCAAAAAAAACCCTCTCCAATTTAGGTCTAGAGTATATAAAGTTCCATTCATGTCCGAATGACTGTGTACTGTAAAGGGGTGTACATGCTGATGCAACCAAGTGTCCTAAGTGTCGACTTTCTCGGTGGAAGTTGACAAAGAAAGGTGAAGAGAGGATTAATCTTCCAGCCAAAGTCATGTGGTATTTTCCAATAATTCCTAGATTTAAACGTATGTTTAAATCTCCTTCCACCGCTAAACTAATGTGTTGGCATGCGCAACAGCGGACACAAGATGGTAAAATGCGACATCCAGCCGACTCTCCATCTTGGAAAAATATAGATTATAGGTGGCCATCCTTTGGTAGTGAACCGAGAAACCTTCGCTTGGCTTTATCGGCGGATGGTGTAAACCCGCACAATAATGGCCTATCTAATAGATATAGTTGCTGGCCAGTCATATTGGTGACTTACAATCTTCCTCCCTGGTTATGTATGAAAAGAAAATTTATGATGTTGTCGATATTGGTCCCTGGCCCGCATGAGCCTGGTAATAACATCGACATCTACTTACAACCGATGATTGATGATTTAAAAAAGCTTTGGAAGGAAGGGGAACCAAATATGTATGACGCGtataacaaatcatttttcactttaaaagcaGTTTTAATGTGGACGATAAATGACTTCCCTGCTTACGCAAATTTATCTGGCTGCGTTAATAAGGGTTATAAGTGTTGTCCAGTTTGTGGAGATGACACCGTAGCTAAATTTTTGACTCATAGTAGGAAAATGTGCTACCAAGGGCATCGTCGATATTTGCCTCTACATCATCCTTATAGAAGGCAGAAGGCTGCTTTTAATGGACAACAAGAGTTTGAGCAGCCGCGTCGAACCCTATCCGGAGAAGAAGTGTTAGCAGAGCAAGAacaaatcaaatttgaatttgggaagaaaatgaagaaggcaaaGAAGGTTGAAAGTCCATGGAAGAAAAAGTCAGTATTTTTCGAGTTAGAATACTGGAAATTTCACCATGTTAGGCACTGTATTGATGTCATGCATGTCGAGAAGAATGTATGTGATAGTCTGATTGGCACATTACTAAATATGCGCCATAAGATAAAGGATAGTGCGGCAGCCCGTCGTGATATGATGGAAATGGGCGTTAGGTCTGATTTGGCTCCCCAAGTAGGAGTAAAGAAAACCTATTTGCATCCTTCTCCCTTTACTTTGTCAAAGGCAGAAAAAAGGACTTTCTTGTCATCATTAATGTCGATGAAACTTCCATACGGACATGCATCGTACATAAATAATTATGTTTCCATGCCTGATTTGAATATTTACGGGCTAAAATCACATGATTGCCACATTCTTCTCCAACAATTACTCTCGGTTGCAATACGCTCCGTTCTTCCGAAGCATGTTAGGGTCACAATTATTAGATTGTGTTTCTTTTTTAATGCTTTTTGCAACAAAGTAGTAGACGTGTCAAAACTGGATAAGCTGCAGTCAGATGTTATACTAACCTTGTGCGATCTAGAAAAGGTTTTCCATGCGTCATTTTTTGATGTAATGGTACATATAGTAGTCCACTTGGTCCAGGAACTACGCTTATATGGACCAGTATTTTATAGGTGGATGTATGCGTTTGAACGGTTTAATAAAGTACTAAAGAGTTATGTTCGAAACCGTTATTATCCCGAAGGTTGTATGGCAGAGAGTTACCTTGGAGAAGAGTCCGTAGAATTCTGCACCGAGTTTCTTAGTCAGAATTACTCCACTGCCGGTCTTCCAAAGGACCAAGATAATAAGATATCAGGTCCATTATCCGCTGTGATAATAAAATCAGTGGAAGAGAAGGAGCGAGATGAAGCACATCTACATGTCCTTCTAAACAACGCTGAAGTGTTTCCATATATTCTGTGAGTTTATGCAGTTTGTTGTTTTCAATTCATCATTATCCAGTAATTAGTCTTGTAATGTGTCTTTAATATATCATTCCATATGCATTTTTCAGAATGCATAAGGAATATCTTGAAGAAATTCACCGAGGGAAAAGGAAAAGCTTACATTGGCTCGTGAGAGAGCACAATCGGCTCTTTGCTGATTGGTTTCAAAACAAAGTCAGTGTTGTATTAGGTTCTTTGATCTGTAGTGTAATGACGACTATTAGCtatttaggatttaaaatttctTATCATATCTGTAGGTGAATGATGAACTAAGGGAGAACAACAAAGGTGTTTCAGATACGATAAGATGGCTCGCTGCCAAGCCATCATTTTCAGTACTAACTTATCAAGGTTATCTAGTGAATGGAGTGCGATATTTTAAAAAGGAACGAGATGACATACGCGTTGTTCAAAACAGCGGGGTGTCTGTCATTGCTAAAGCGGTCCAGGTTTCTAGTGCCAAGGACTTGAACCCCGTAGAAAGTGATTTGACATTTTATGGTATCATACAAGAGATATGGGAATTAGACTACCATGCATTCAAAGCTCCCTTGTTCCTGTGTAAATGGGCAAGTAATGATAAAGGAATAAGGGTTGATGATCTTGGGTTCACACTTGTGGATTTTAGTCGACAAGGTCACAAAAAAGATAAATATGTTTCTGTTGACCAAGTCAAGCAAGTGTTTTACCTTGAAGATCCCGTTGATGCTACCTGGTCTATTGTTCTGTCCTCCACAACTCGAGACTACCAAGAattgtataatgaagatgacttAGGAGACATGATCATGGAACATCCCCCATTTTGCACTGAAATCCCCGCAACTGATGTCACTACTGATGATGTCGCTCATACTGCTAGACCTAATGTTGAGGGAatttggattaaaaatactgCTACTAAAACTCCTGCACCTAATGTCGTTACTGACTGATGATGTAGctttatgtaaaatatatatctaAATGGGAATTTGAATGACTGAATGAACCATATATATTTGCCTTTAATTGTGTTATAATGTGTAAAAtatattgttaattttttttttcttttgcatTGTTATAATCATATAAGTAGTTCATCCATAATTACTGATTGATGGCAttattttttctttaattattttgcATTATTTAATTGTACTTCTATAAAATACTTTAGAGTTATTTCGGATGTGATTAATTACTGATTGCAGTTTAGGTAAATTATTGTTCTTGTATAGTTGTATTCGTACTTGctgattttacaatttattatTTATGCTTGACTGTAATTAATGACGGACTGAAAATATATTGTTCAACTGATGGCTTTATTATTCAATTTAATGCAAACTAAGGGAGCAAAATGGCAAAGAAGCAAAAAACCAAGAAAGtaattttcgaagaaaatgaCAGGAAGAATAACTCTGAAAAGGTTGATGATGAGATTGTTCCTGATGTCAAAACTTCAGAGACTTGTAATGAAAAGTTGGTTCAAGTCCCTCCACAATATCAAACTCAAAGTAGTTGTGAAGAAACGATGACCACTTCTGAATCTACAAAAAAAAGGCTAGGAGGTGCGCGTGGTGTTTCAGCTCTTCACAAAGTAGTGGTGAAGAAAGCTCGGGGAAAGAAATTTAAAGTTAGATACAATGATTTTGGAGTTCCCATCGGAAATACCAGGCCTACTTTACAGTCTTACATAGGAATGCTCGCAAGGACAATGATTCCAATCGACACTGAAAACTGGCCAAAAGTGGATTGTGATCTAAAAGCAAAATTATGGGATGATGTCCAGGTAAATCATATCCCTTgttgacttcttcattttatttaaattgtgACTGTAAATTATGTGGCTAATTTATATTATGTGGCTCTTTAGGACACATTCAAAATTGCCCCAGAAAGTGAGAAGCTTGTGCTACAATCGGCAGGTGAAAAATGGAGGCAGTTTAAAGCTGATTTAACTGCAAAATATGTGATGCCATTTAttggaaaaaagaagaaattgatgaAGCCTCCGAAGAAGTATGCGTTTGTTGGTAAAGAACCTTGGAAGAAATTTGTTGCAGAGAGGACGAGCCCCAAATGGCTGGTATGAATATATTCTACTAATAAAATATACATGATTGCCATTTTACTTGCTAAATGATTAAATAGATTTtggttaaataatatttattaatttttactaATTTATTTTGGTGCAGGAACAACGTAAGTTACAGAGCAATAGAGTGGGTAAACGGAAATATCATCACCGCTTGTCAAGGAAGGGGTATATTGGTTTGCGAGAAGAAGAAGTAAGAACCATATCTATTTGGCTTTGCAATTCTAAGTTTTAAGGGAGTTTAAACATTTTCTCTTTTTTAACAGATAAAGAAAGGGAACTTAAAGCGGAAAGAGAAACCTGATCGTGCAATTTTTGGTGGAAGGCTAGGATGCCAAAGAATCCTGATGAGCTTACTGAAGAGCAAGCGGAAATAAATGCGAGAATTGTAAGTGATATTTTTAATACTGCATTCCCTTCAAAGATAATTGCGTCATAAATAATGCACTAATTGTTTGTATTTATTTTACAGGCTGAGTTACTTGAAATGAAGGAGAAGGGTGAATTTGTTCCACATAGAACAGAAGATGTGTTGACTACGGCACTTCAGACTCCTGAGCACGCAGGAAGGGTTCGAGGGGTTGGCGGCTTTGTCACTCCAACAACATTCTTCAATTTGCCGAAAGCGAAAAAGACTAAAATTACCAAGGCAGAGTTGTTGGATCAGTTGGAAAGAAATCAGCGGGAGATGGCTGAACTTAAGGCCTTGGTTAATGCTTCGAATGGTCACTCTCCTATATTCTCTGACAAATCAAGTTATCAAGTACCTATTAATAAAGAGGGAGCTGCTGATAAGCGGAATGTTGGAGTTGCTGTTAAACCGCTGAGTGCCAAACAGTTGTTGGTAAATGATGAAGACTTTGTTAGTTTTGACCCCTCTCCTCCGAGCGGAAAGAAGGTAAAATATTATTAAGATCTACTAGATATATGTCTACAGACTTGGgatttatgaaataaaattaaattgatcCCTCACTATAATGTAGGGTCCACAGTCATGTGAGCTTGCACTGGATTGCATAGAGAACAAGGTTGCTTTTGGAACAGTTTTTGATGATCACGAAGAGATGAATGTTTCAGTACACGGAGTGCCTCTAAAGCCCGGACATGTTCGTGTGTCGGTTGACGGACACATCCAGCCAGAGGCGTCGGTTCCAGTGCCCATACCTGGTGAAATTGAGGTTGTATGCCAAGCAGTTGGCTCTCACGTAGCATGGCCTCGTGAATTGATCATCTACCCAACTGTGGCGGTATGttatataaaaattatgtcaATATACTCTGAATTGATTGTTGCATTCTATAGTAGTTATGTCAATAATAACCGATTATTcttgttttatttaattctgtgtagaaaaagaaaaaggaagtgTTGCAGGGGCAGTCTAAGCGGAAAGATGAGTTGCAGAAACTTCAAGATGATTATAGAAAAATGAAGCTAAACAAGAATGTGCCAAAGCAGTACAAGGTGTTATACAAACATGCTGCAGTCTTCATGAAAGCCACTGGGGAGTCAATACCAATTCCGTGTGATTCGGACGTGTTTGGGACtgagaaaataatttatatattgcATGAAAATGTGAAAGCATTGTTGGAGTTCGATATGATTGGCCAAGC
This sequence is a window from Apium graveolens cultivar Ventura chromosome 9, ASM990537v1, whole genome shotgun sequence. Protein-coding genes within it:
- the LOC141685817 gene encoding uncharacterized protein LOC141685817; protein product: MAKKQKTKKVIFEENDRKNNSEKVDDEIVPDVKTSETCNEKLVQVPPQYQTQSSCEETMTTSESTKKRLGGARGVSALHKVVVKKARGKKFKVRYNDFGVPIGNTRPTLQSYIGMLARTMIPIDTENWPKVDCDLKAKLWDDVQDTFKIAPESEKLVLQSAGEKWRQFKADLTAKYVMPFIGKKKKLMKPPKKYAFVGKEPWKKFVAERTSPKWLEQRKLQSNRVGKRKYHHRLSRKGYIGLREEEVRTISIWLCNSKF
- the LOC141685816 gene encoding uncharacterized protein LOC141685816; this translates as MGVENFLIYAEENSEDRNKIPCPCGRCANFKKFSIKTIRGHIYDNGFCLGYVHWVWHGETASTGPKSSSASCPPEEQAPDPPPEQASDEASEQDQEHVAASETVDVCEAAYNSSQYDNDSYQFRRFVADAEQPLYEGSDCTKLESMLKLHNWKSRFGITDSAFTDLLSSVGSLLPKDNMLPSNAYEAKKTLSNLGLEGVHADATKCPKCRLSRWKLTKKGEERINLPAKVMWYFPIIPRFKRMFKSPSTAKLMCWHAQQRTQDGKMRHPADSPSWKNIDYRWPSFGSEPRNLRLALSADGVNPHNNGLSNRYSCWPVILVTYNLPPWLCMKRKFMMLSILVPGPHEPGNNIDIYLQPMIDDLKKLWKEGEPNMYDAYNKSFFTLKAVLMWTINDFPAYANLSGCVNKGYKCCPVCGDDTVAKFLTHSRKMCYQGHRRYLPLHHPYRRQKAAFNGQQEFEQPRRTLSGEEVLAEQEQIKFEFGKKMKKAKKVESPWKKKSVFFELEYWKFHHVRHCIDVMHVEKNVCDSLIGTLLNMRHKIKDSAAARRDMMEMGVRSDLAPQVGVKKTYLHPSPFTLSKAEKRTFLSSLMSMKLPYGHASYINNYVSMPDLNIYGLKSHDCHILLQQLLSVAIRSVLPKHVRVTIIRLCFFFNAFCNKVVDVSKLDKLQSDVILTLCDLEKVFHASFFDVMVHIVVHLVQELRLYGPVFYRWMYAFERFNKVLKSYVRNRYYPEGCMAESYLGEESVEFCTEFLSQNYSTAGLPKDQDNKISGPLSAVIIKSVEEKERDEAHLHVLLNNAEVFPYILMHKEYLEEIHRGKRKSLHWLVREHNRLFADWFQNKVNDELRENNKGVSDTIRWLAAKPSFSVLTYQGYLVNGVRYFKKERDDIRVVQNSGVSVIAKAVQVSSAKDLNPVESDLTFYGIIQEIWELDYHAFKAPLFLCKWASNDKGIRVDDLGFTLVDFSRQGHKKDKYVSVDQVKQVFYLEDPVDATWSIVLSSTTRDYQELYNEDDLGDMIMEHPPFCTEIPATDVTTDDVAHTARPNVEGIWIKNTATKTPAPNVVTD